TTTGCTCCAGTATTTAGTGCAAAAGCCAGAGTCGAAGACACCATCGAAAAGGCACACCTCCATGTCAGTGATCGACACGCATGCAAGGATGAGAACAACAATCCTGTGGATGGCAGCACGATCACACCGACACCAAACTCAATTTGCATCAGTGCGTACAATATTTCTCGCAAAGTGGATGTCTCAGATATCACACCACAATCTGCGGCGCTGATGCTCCATGAGTATGGAGAGCTTGTGGGGCTCTCTGAAGACCAAGCTGTCAAAGTCCAATCAGCAGCTCTTTCCGAGCTGCGTGGAATGTGAAAAATTTTAGAACTAAGAGGGGATCTATGAAAAAATTTGTTACAGCAACTCTGCTCACTCTGGCTGTGATTACAGCCCACGCCCAAATCGAGACTTCCGCATTGCCTTCTTCACTGGGAAAGACAATGAAAGCAATGTCGAACGATTTGAAGACCATCACGACCCAAGGAAGCAATCCACAAATGAATTCAAGCTCTGCGACTTTGGCAGATGAGTTCGTTCAGTTGACATTGCATGCAAAGGATTTTACGCCAGACTCGATCAGCTCGCTTTCGAGTGATAAACGAGCGGCTGCCAAAGCCGAATATGATAAGCAACTGGATCAAGCTGCTGACTTAGGCCGACAACTTGCTGATGCTTTCCGTAATAACAACAATACCCAAGCGGCTGCCTTGCTGAACCAACTTGTTCAGGCAAAAAAAGACGGCCACGATCAGTTCAAAAATTAATTTTTAAAACCACAAAAAGCTTTTATTCAGAGAGCCGCTGCAGGCAAAAAACCCGCAGCGCGCCCCTTCTATTGTCAAAAATTTGTTCTAGGGGGATTTATGAAGTGCCTTTTCGCTATTCTGTTTCTGATGTCCTCTGTGCAGGCTCAGGCCTCCACAACTACAAAATACAAAACAGGGCGTGACGATGGTCACCTGCAATTTCTCGCCATCGGCCGCCCCGCAATGATTCGCATCAAGGGTGAGTCACCGGGCCCACAAGGTCAAATCGACGTCGACGGCGGCAAAGCTCATGGCGAATTCACCTTGCTCCTCAGCGATCTAAACACCGGAATTGATCTTCGCGATGAGCATATGAAGAAAAAATATCTCGAGATCGATAAAAACCCAAGGGCGATACTCACCATCACTTCCTTGAACTTACCCGCCAGCGATGCAGGAAGCGACCTGCCATTTGGCGGGGACCTGACTCTTCACGGAGTCACCAAAAAAATCGAGGGACATTTCTCTTATGAAACCAGCCAAGGGACTAAAAAAAGCCAGGTAGAATTTAAAATTCATTTGAGTGATTTTAATATCGCGATTCCAAATTATGCCGGCATGACAGTGGCTGATGAGGTTCAGGTAGAGGTTCGCACGAATCTCCGTCCGGAGTAGATATGAGAGCTATTTTACTTTTCGCCTTTTTTCTCGCACCCATTTTCGCAAAAGCGTTTCCGGAAATGATTCGATACGGATATGTAAACTGCACCGCCTGCCACACCTCCCCCGGGGGTGGCGGAGTGCTCACACCCTATGGACGGGGTCTTTCTGCGGAACTCCTCAGCACTTGGGGAACCGAGAAAGAAGCTCAGTTTCTTCATGGTGTCGTCAATCTTGAAACTGTGAACGAATGGCTTTCTGTCGGCGGTGACTACCGCGGTTTACAGTATCACTATGAAAACGATCAGGTTAAAGACGGTCAGTGGATCAATATGCAAGGGGCACTCGAGGCCGCTATAAGAATTAAAAACTGGGTCTTTGATTATGCCTTTGGCCGCTTCGAAGAAAATAGCTCCTGGAGCTCAGAAACCAACCATTATTACGTCCTATTTCAGGCGAACGATTATTTTTCAATCCGCGCCGGGAAGTTCCTACCGCAATTTGGCTTGAGTATTCCGGAACACGTCTCACCGACGCGTGGCCCTCTTGGATTTGGCGCTTACGACGAGCGCAATGCCGCCGAAGCTCAATTTGCCAACGAGAATTGGACCGTCACCGGAACCTATAGCATCGCCCCGAAGGATCATACAAATTCGGATGAAAAAGCCTGGGCTTTAAAAATTGAACGGGTTTTTGCTGACACTCTTAAACCCGGAGTCAGCTACTGGAGCGGCGACCTACCACAAAGCCGTCGTCAGATATTGGGCCTGCACGGTCTTCTCGGATTTACAAAAAAATTCTTCTGGCTCACCGAGTTTGACTGGCAAGAAGATACTGCCAAAAGCACTTCAGTGACCCAACACTCCGGCGCGACCTATCAAAAATGGGGCTACGAATTTTACAAAGGTGTGATCGGACTTTTGGTTGCCGATGCCCAGCGCACCACCTTAGAAAGTCCGGCGACACAGACGGCTCACTATGGACTTGGCGTTCAATTTTTTCCACGCCCCCACTTTGAAATCGAAGGAGTGTGGATGAGAGAACGGGCTCCACAAATCACCGCTCAGGAGGGCGACTATGCGTGGCTTTTACTGCATTATTATCTCTAGCTTATTGATTCTTGGATCCTGTAACTATCACGTCCTCAAAGATCCTGGTGCCTCTTCTCAAGATACATTTTCAGAAACAACAACTGTGGGTGCTGAGGTCGTGCAAAAAAGTGTTCTCGACACTTGCCTGCGCTGTCATAGTGGAAGCAACTCGCCGACGCTCAACACTCTCGATGCCATCAAAGCAAACATTAGCAAAATACAAGATGAGGTCCTGAGTAATTCTATGCCACCGGCAGATGCCGGCTATAAACCTCTCAGCGACTGCGAAAAAGACATTTTGCAAGAGTGGATCCAAGAAGGCATGCCGGACAACTCTAGCAAGAAGGTTTTTGATCTAGCCCACTGTCAAAGCGGCGTACCGCAAACTCCGCCTAAACCTCCTATTTTAGAGATGCCGCTGACTTATGAAACGCTCACCACAGAGGTCTTGCAGCCTCGCTGCCTGCACTGCCATAACCCAAAAAGCGATGATCCAGATGCGAAAGACATCGCGCTCTATCCGTTTGCCGATCTGGTCGCGCAAAAGAACATGGTCATTGCCGCCGATGCGACTCACAGCAAGCTTTACAAATATGTCGCACGGACCGATGACGACCGAATGCCGCCTCCCGAAGACGGGGCATCTCTGACTGCCGACCAAATCGAATTTATAAAACGCTGGATCAATGCAGGGGCGCCGGAAAAATAGTTACGGATTTTTTTCGATCACAGAATAATAAAGCGGTCCAAACCCACAACGGTCTGGCATAAACGCCACGCCGTACTGGGTTTTTTCACCGATGTCGGTGGTCTCTTGCGGAATCAGTGTCACGTAGTCTTTTTTCTTCTTTAAAAGCTTATGAATCACGCCGTCGTTTTCATCGGGGTTAATACTGCAGGTGGAATACACGATCCGCCCACCCGGCTTTGCCGCAAGTAAAGCCCCTGCTAGGAGGGCATATTGGCGAGTCGCTAGGTTTTCTCCGCGGCGAGGGCTCCACTCCTCCATGGCTTTCTTATTTTCAAGCACATGGCGCTCTCCCGAACACGGAGCATCCAACAGAATCTTGTCAAAGCTGTTCGGCTCTTTAAGACCAAACTGCACGCCGTCTTTGCCCGTGACCCACACGCGGTCACGAATATTTCGAGGTACGTATTGCTGAATCACTTTTTTCAAACGTTCCCGACGTTCAGGAGATAGATCGTTCGCAAAAATCTCGCCGGAGTTTTTAAGTCCTTCGATCAGAATCAATGTCTTACCGCCTGGAGCTGCACACATATCCAAAACGCGGTCGCCCTCTTCCACTTCGAGTGCGCGTGCGACGATCACACTGGCCGGATCCATAATATAAACATTCAAAAGGTCTTCTGGCGTTCGCTCTGGCTGATAAAAGGCCTGCAACGGCAGCCAATAGGAATGATGAAGCGACGGATGTGCGGGAGCCGCGTCTTCTAAGACCACTGGCTGTGCCGAGCTTAAAAGATTTAAACGCGCGACTTGGCGCTCCGGCGCTTTGAGGGCGTCAAAGAGGTCGCCCCAACGCGAAACATAGATCTTTTCAAAATGCTGATAGAAAGTGTCTTTCATTCTAAGTCCTAAGACTTAGATGAAACAGTTTTCAGAGGGAAAGTGCAAATAAATTCAGAACCTTTGCCCATTTCGCTTTTAACCTGCACAGAACCGCCGTGGCTTTGCATAATGTGCTTTACGATGGCTAATCCTAGCCCCGTGCCGCCGGCATCGCGAGAACGGCCTTTATCGATACGATAGAATCTTTCAAACAAGCGATCGTGATGTTCCGCCGGAATTCCCGGGCCGTTATCAAGCACACGCAGGATGACTGCCCCATCGCTGGCTTTTTCCCAGCGGATTTGCACGGTTTTACCCGCACCGATGTATTTCACGGCATTAGAAACCAAATTACGCAAAACTTGCTCGACCTTACGAACATCGGCGTTGAAACTCGTCACATCCTGAGCCCCGACGACCATCACCACTTGGTTTTTATCACGCATCATCGGCGCAAACTCCGAAACGATGTGCTCAGAAACCTGCAATGGATTCACCGGCTCGAACTTAATCTCTGGATTGGACTCCAGAGTCGAAATGCTCAAAAGATCATTCACAAGGTCCGCAAGACGTTCGACATTGCGAGAAATAATATCAACAAATTTCGCCGCGTGATCAAAGTTGCCTTTATTGACGTCGGCCTTCAGCGTGTCAACATAACCCTTGATCGACGTCAGTGGAGTCCTCAGCTCATGCGAAGCATTGCCGACGAACTCGATGCGCACCAGCTCGGCTTTCTTAAGCTCCGTGATGTCGTGGAAGATCCCCATGGCACCATAGACTTCGTTGCTTTTGCTTTTACGAAGCGGATTGACCGACACCCAGAAATAGCGGACGTTTTTTTCGAGTTTCGTTTCAAGCTTTACCTGAACGCGAAAACCGCGGCCTTCATTCAAAGCCCGCAAGAACGCCTCATGGATTTCAGGATAGCGAAAGATATCCGCCAAAGTCATCGCGCTTTGAACTTGTTTCGAGTCCATAAACTGCGTCGCGAATTGTGAGTTGAAATACAAAACACGCAGATCCGTGCTGACGCTGACAATCCCCTCTTCAACCGCGCTCATGAAGGCTTGAGTCTCTTCGCGCTCTTGCTGAAGCTGATCACGGCGTTTTTTCATTTTACGATGAATGCGGTTCAAGGCGTTTTCAATTTGCGCGTACTCACCAAGCTCTTCATCGAGGAGGTCTTCGTCGTCTTCACTCTGATTTTCAAATTTTTTACTGGCTACACGGAAAGCCTTGAGGATGATCTTATGCAATGGGCGCGTAAAACGCCAAGCGATGCCGGCTGCGAGCAACAAAGTGACAAAGCTGTATTGTAAAACGATGGACCAGAAGTATCCCGTGCCGAAAGGACGGTAGGTGCTAACGATTCCCAGGCTGACAACAAAAAGCAAGTTGTAGAGAACAACTTGAATAAAATAAAATTGCCAGAAAAGCTTCCATGGGAATCGTGCTAAATTCATTATTGGGTGTCCATTTTCACGCGATAACCGACACCACGAATGGTTTCGATGTTATCGCTCCACGCCCCCAGCTTCTTGCGAAGACCAAAGACGTGAGTGTCGATGGTACGGCCGGTGACGTTAATGCCTTCACCTTGAATATTTTCAATCAATTGATCACGAGTCAACACACGCCCCTGACTTTCAATCAAATTGCCAAGAAGCTTGAACTCTGACGGCGTCAGATGCAAAGGCTCGTCATTTAGCTTTACTTCGTAGGTTTTGAAATTCACGCTCAAACCCGCAAGTTGGATAAACTCTGCATCTTTCGCAGCCGGTGCATTTTGCAGACTGGAGCGACGGAGAAGCGCCCGGACACGCGCCATAAAGACGCCCGGATCAAAAGGTTTTGTGAGGTAGTCATCGGCGCCGCCCTCAAGGCCGGTCACGATGTCTTGGGGCTCAGTCTTTGCCGTCACCATCAAAACATTCGGAGCGCCGGCAGTTTGTTTAATCTGTTGCAGGAAGTCGTGTCCACTGATTCCAGGAAGCATCCAATCCAGGATGACAAGATGAAACTTTTGTTTTTGGATTTCGCTTTGAGCCTCTTCAGCGGAAGAGCACTCTTTGACTTTAAAGCCCTGACGGAGCAAGTGCAAAGCCATCAGTTCGCGAATTTCCTGTTCATCCTCCACCACTAAGATTGCGGCGTTGGAATCATGTGTATTTCCCACCATGTCTGACATCCTTACCTGTGAACGCAAAAATAACATCTTCAGCAATATTGGTCGCGTGGTCCCCGAGACGTTCTAGGTTTCGGGCCACAAGAATGAGATCCAAGGACGCTTCTACATCTTGAGAAGCCGTTTTCATGTGACTGAGTTGATCTTTGAAAACTTTGTTTTTCAAACCATCGACTTCGTCATCCATCATCAAAATTTTCTTAGCCAGCTCGACATCGCCACGAACGAAGCAATCCAAAGATTCCTTCACCATCGCACGCACGACATTCGACATGCGGCTGATATCATCAAGGTTTTGCAGAGGCTTACGGCCACAATAGTCTTTACCGGTGTAGGCGATGTTCACGCATTGGTCGCCCATGCGCTCAAGATCGGTATTGATTTTAACGATGGAAAGAATCAAACGAAGATCCTTCGCTACAGGGCCTTGTTTTGCAAGAACCGCCAAGCAGGCATTATCGACGGCGATGTGACCTTCGTTAATTTTTTTCTCGATGTCGTGTACTTGGGCGAAACTATCGACATTGCGAGACATCAGAGCATTCGTGGCTTCGTTCAGAGCTCTTTCAACGTGACCACCCATTACGAGAATAAGTCTCTTGAGCTCGTCCAATTGCGAATCCATTGTTCTTTCCACGCTAACTCCTGACCTTTACTTACTGAAATTGATTTTAAAAAGCAAATACACTCAGGAGCGCCCCGCATTTCATTTTCTTCAAATGGAGTGCGTCAAGCGAACCTGAGAAAACCCTTACAGGATTCTAACAAAATCCTAACATTTTTCCTCTAAAAACTGACCCTTGTTGCTAAAACTAGCTGGCTTTCGTCGCGAATAGATGGCGAGAAGTCCTCGCTGTAATCCGTATACTCGTAAGCCAAGGCCCAACGGATGTCTTCGCTCGAGTCATAAGACACCCCGCCCGAGACGGATTTCAGGTTTTTATTCTTCTCTGGCTTCACCGGCGTGAGGTAATCCAAACGGACAAAGAGATCTGCTTTTTCAGTCATATCCCAACGCCCGAACAAACTTGCGCCCTCACCATCAACCACAGTTGCATGCAGGGCCGAAACATCGACTCCTGCCGCCATGTGCCCGGCCGTCATCGCGTCCGCTGGATCTTGAGTCGCATAATACTCTAATGCGAGCAGGCCGGCAGTGAACTCATAGCTTAGATTCACGGCCAGACGAGTTTTCTTGTTAAAACTGCTGTCGTAGTCATCATAGGCACCGTAGGTGTACGCAAGCATCGCATAAAACGGTGCCGCTTTCGTAAAACCGAAAAGCAGCTGGGCCTGTTTACGCTGACCGGTTTCATCGCTTTGATAACCCTCGCCATTGGTGAAACTCAAAGCCCACTGCCCCAAATCATCCGGCAGCTCGCTCTGGTACATAGCTCCCAGGTCGGACCATGCCGCATACTTGTACTTAATCATCGGTACTTGGCTCGTGACGCCCCAGAAATCGTAGTCCCATTGCTCACGCTGAAGTTCAATGTAGAAATCCGGGATCAAACCATAACGCAACTCAGAGCGAGGTGGCAAAATGCTAGTCAAGCTGAGATAGCCTTCTTTGAGCTGCGTATCGAAACGCTTCGAAGTGCTATCGCGATATTCAGAGGTCTCAAGCTGTATGAAAATTTCGTTATTATCACGAAGCGGGGCTTCAATATCGAGGTTCAATCGTGGAATTGTAAACGCGGTCACACCTTGATCGCGGGTTGGCAATTGCTTGTATGTGAAGGCAACATCCAGCTCTCCGGAAAAACCCACGTCGGTGACAGCAAATGACTTCACACTCAGACCCGAAAAAAGAGTCAAAAAGATATAAAATTTGATTTTTTTCATAAACTCATGCTGACACTGTTTAAACTCTGTCGCAAGCTATTCCCATGGGCGCAAAATTTTCTGCTATC
The sequence above is drawn from the Bdellovibrionales bacterium genome and encodes:
- a CDS encoding YceI family protein, giving the protein MKCLFAILFLMSSVQAQASTTTKYKTGRDDGHLQFLAIGRPAMIRIKGESPGPQGQIDVDGGKAHGEFTLLLSDLNTGIDLRDEHMKKKYLEIDKNPRAILTITSLNLPASDAGSDLPFGGDLTLHGVTKKIEGHFSYETSQGTKKSQVEFKIHLSDFNIAIPNYAGMTVADEVQVEVRTNLRPE
- a CDS encoding RsmB/NOP family class I SAM-dependent RNA methyltransferase — encoded protein: MKDTFYQHFEKIYVSRWGDLFDALKAPERQVARLNLLSSAQPVVLEDAAPAHPSLHHSYWLPLQAFYQPERTPEDLLNVYIMDPASVIVARALEVEEGDRVLDMCAAPGGKTLILIEGLKNSGEIFANDLSPERRERLKKVIQQYVPRNIRDRVWVTGKDGVQFGLKEPNSFDKILLDAPCSGERHVLENKKAMEEWSPRRGENLATRQYALLAGALLAAKPGGRIVYSTCSINPDENDGVIHKLLKKKKDYVTLIPQETTDIGEKTQYGVAFMPDRCGFGPLYYSVIEKNP
- a CDS encoding PAS domain-containing protein, with the translated sequence MNLARFPWKLFWQFYFIQVVLYNLLFVVSLGIVSTYRPFGTGYFWSIVLQYSFVTLLLAAGIAWRFTRPLHKIILKAFRVASKKFENQSEDDEDLLDEELGEYAQIENALNRIHRKMKKRRDQLQQEREETQAFMSAVEEGIVSVSTDLRVLYFNSQFATQFMDSKQVQSAMTLADIFRYPEIHEAFLRALNEGRGFRVQVKLETKLEKNVRYFWVSVNPLRKSKSNEVYGAMGIFHDITELKKAELVRIEFVGNASHELRTPLTSIKGYVDTLKADVNKGNFDHAAKFVDIISRNVERLADLVNDLLSISTLESNPEIKFEPVNPLQVSEHIVSEFAPMMRDKNQVVMVVGAQDVTSFNADVRKVEQVLRNLVSNAVKYIGAGKTVQIRWEKASDGAVILRVLDNGPGIPAEHHDRLFERFYRIDKGRSRDAGGTGLGLAIVKHIMQSHGGSVQVKSEMGKGSEFICTFPLKTVSSKS
- a CDS encoding response regulator transcription factor, with the translated sequence MVEDEQEIRELMALHLLRQGFKVKECSSAEEAQSEIQKQKFHLVILDWMLPGISGHDFLQQIKQTAGAPNVLMVTAKTEPQDIVTGLEGGADDYLTKPFDPGVFMARVRALLRRSSLQNAPAAKDAEFIQLAGLSVNFKTYEVKLNDEPLHLTPSEFKLLGNLIESQGRVLTRDQLIENIQGEGINVTGRTIDTHVFGLRKKLGAWSDNIETIRGVGYRVKMDTQ
- the phoU gene encoding phosphate signaling complex protein PhoU, whose product is MERTMDSQLDELKRLILVMGGHVERALNEATNALMSRNVDSFAQVHDIEKKINEGHIAVDNACLAVLAKQGPVAKDLRLILSIVKINTDLERMGDQCVNIAYTGKDYCGRKPLQNLDDISRMSNVVRAMVKESLDCFVRGDVELAKKILMMDDEVDGLKNKVFKDQLSHMKTASQDVEASLDLILVARNLERLGDHATNIAEDVIFAFTGKDVRHGGKYT